AGCAGGCCGAGCAACTGATCGCGCACGCAGCCGCCGGCCCAATAGGCAAGATGGCCTCGGTCGCGCAACGTGCGCACGACGTCGAGGGCAAACTGCCGCTGCGCCAAGGGTTCGATTGCTGCCACGCGGGGTCCACTTCCAATTCGGGCTTCGTGCCGGCTGCAGGCGGATTCTAGCGATTCGACTCACGTCCTGGCAGGCTCTTGCCAAAGGGCCTTGATGCGGCGATCGATCTCCGCGGCCGCCCAGGCCCGGGATTCGTCGTCGAGGACGAATGGCTGCTCGCCGCCGCCGCGGAGAAAGTGCAAGACGATTTCCTGCGGCGCTGCACCCAGCGAGGCCTCGACCGCCAGCGCATACACCAACGCCTGCAGTCGATAGGGCGCTGCAGCCCGAGCCGTGTTCGCCGCAGCCTCCGACTTGTAATCGACCAGGTGCCAAGCCCCGGCGCGGTCCTGGTAGAGGCAATCGATAATACCGCGGATCTGGAGCGTCTGACCGTCGTGGGGCCAGGCCAGCAGGAATTCGAGTTCGGATTGCACCGTAGCCGCAGCGGCAATCGCTGCGGCCCGAGCGCTGGCCAGGAACCGCGCGACCAGGGCGGTTGCCGTGGCCACGTCGCGCGGCGCCAGCGAGCCGTGTTGCGCAGCGAACTGCTCGACCCAACGGGCGGCGCGCGATTCGGCAGTACCGGATGCATCGCTGCGGCCACGTACCCATGCGGCGAGCGCCGCGTGCACGAGGATCCCCAGCGCGCGACCGTCGGCCGGTGCGTCAATCGTGTCGATCGCGAGCAGGTCCTCCTCTTCGATTTCGACATCGTCGCCCAGGTGCTGGGCCCGGAGCACTCCGCCGAGGCGCGAGAAGGAAAAGCTGCGCCGCGCCGCGTGATCGACCGGCACGGCGCCGACGTGGCCGGGGACGTCCGCGGTGCGATCGTCGCGCTGTCGCGCGTCGGCAATCAGGCGGCTCAGGTTGGCCGACCGCGGCTTGCCCTGCGGCGAGTCGAGAACCTCAGGCGGCTCGGTAATCACCTGTACCACCGGAACGCCACGGCCGGCGGGGCGGGGTCCGTGGTATTCGCCGGTTCTCAGGTCGAAATGCTTGGCCAGCATCTGCCGCCAGGGGTGTGATGGCTTATCGATCTGATCGCAGGCCGCCGCCAGCAGGAGCATGTCGGCGGCGCGCGTGGTCGCGACGTAGAACAACCGCGCGTGCTCGGCCTCCTCGGCTTCTTTTTCCAGCGCCTGGTACATCTCCCAACCACCGATCGACGGCAGCTTTTCTGGCGGTGCTGCGAGCGGACCCAGCACCGGGTGAAACGCCGCGGGACTCCTGCCTCCGCCGCGACGCTTGCGCTCCAGGTCGGGCAGCACGACGATGGGGAATTCGAGTCCCTTGGCCTGGTGGATCGACATCAGCCGCACCACGTCCTGCGATTCCGGTTGCGTCGCGGCCAGTGGCTCGCGCGGCTGGCGAACGACAAACTCGGCCAACTGGCGGATGAAATCGGTCAGCGTCAATGTGCCCGAGGCATCGAACTGGCGCGCCTGATCGATCAGTTTATGGAGATTGGCCACCTGGCGCTCGCCGAGGAAATCGGCCAGCAACGCGGCATCGTAGCCCGTGCGGGCGAGCGCCGTGGTCAACAGCTCGGCCACCGGACGGCGATCGCGCAGCGCGGTGAGCTCGCCCAGGACCTTTCCGGCGAACCGGACGCGCGCGGCCTGCTCGCCGGCAATGCCCGCGACGGGCGCCGCGAACAGGCCAGCGCGAATTCCCTCGGGGTGTTGGGCCAGCCAGAAGATCGTGTCGTCGGCCAGTGCAAAAATCGGGCTGCGGAGCGCTCCCACCAGGCTCAAAGCGTCCGCGGGACTGGCAACCGCCCGCAACAGGTTGAGCACATCGTAGATTTCCTGCTGGGCGTAGAAGGCCTGGCCCCCGACGACGTAGTAGTCGAATCCCCAGCGGCGCAAGGCGTCTTCGTAGAGATAGGCATCGCTCATGGCGCGAAACAACAGCGCGACGTCCCCTTGCCGGGCGGGACGGGCAGCGGGCCGATCGTTTTGCGCTGCCTCGGCATCCCAGACAAGCGGTTCGCGCGAATCGATCAGTTGGCGCAGTCGGCGCGCGATCCAATCGGCCTCGAGCTTGCGGCGCCGACGCGCCGGCTGATCGGCGGGGCCTTCCGGCTCGTCAGGTTCCTCGGGCATTTCGGCCCAAATGAACTCGATCGCCGGCAGGCGCGTGACCTGTGGGCGGGCCGCAACGAGCGGCTGATACTCGGCAAACTCGCCGGTGAAGATGGCGTTGACAAAGTCGAGAATGGCCGGCTGGCTGCGAAAGTTGCGCGACAGGGGCAACTGGCCTTCCGGCGGAATCCGTGCGCGCAGTTGATGAAACACTTCGGGCTCGGCGCCGCGGAAGCGGTAGATCGACTGCTTGTGGTCGCCGACGAAGAACAGCTTGCCGTCGTCGAGCACGTCGTTGCAGATCGCGTTAACCAGGTCGACTTGGGCCGCGTCGGTGTCCTGGAACTCGTCGATCAGCAACACCTTGATGTGCTGCGACACCTCGCGGCGCACGGCCGCGGCCTCGGGGCCGTGCAGTAGTTCGCGCGCGCCCAACAGCAAGTCGTCGAAATCGAGGGCCTGCAGAGCGTCTTTGCGCTGCTGGTAGGCGGCGGCCAGCTCCTGGCTGATGGCCAGCAATTGCCGGCAGTAGGTTGCGGCCGGTATGGCGCCGACCGGATCGAAATCGAGCGTCTTGCTCAGGTCTTTTGCCCGCTCGCGGATGACTTCGGCCGCTTGACGAAACGCTTGCATCTGTTCGGGTTCGGCCCAGTTCTTGGGCTTGGCATGCTGGACGCGCGCATGCTGGGCCAAATCGATCAGTACCCGGGCTTGCAAGGGTTGCGTCCGCAGCTCCTGCTGGCAGGCTCGAATGCCGGCGAACCGTTCGGCCATATTGCCCGGCGGCGGTTCGACGGAGCCCACCAGCTCGGTGAGCAACACATAATCGGGGCATGCGAGCAGCGAGTTCAGCCGAGCGGGTTGGTAGACCTCGCGAAAATAGCTCTCCCAGCCAGAGGCAATCTCTTCCGGCGTGCGCTCGAGCCATATCCCCATCGCCTGACGATGTCGGCTTCTCACCAGCGCGGTCAAATCCTCGCGCAGCGAGCGCAATTCGCCGACGGCGAGCACACCCCGCAAATTTTCGTCGCGGCGCGCCAGCAGCAATCGCAGCACGTCATCAGTCGTTTCGGCCAATAAGTTTGCCGCTTCGGCCTCTTGCAGCACGCGAAACTGCGGATCGAGCCGGGCCTCGACCGCATGGGCACGGAGCAACGCGGCACAAAACGCGTGAATCGTGCTGATCCGCGCGGCGTCCATACGGCGCACCAGTTGCAGCCAATGTTCGGCGTCTTGTCGCGCCGCGGTCAGCCGCCGTTCGACGGCCTTGCGAATCCGGTCGCGCATCTCGCGGGCGGCGCGTTCGGTGAACGTAATCGCCACGATCTCGCTGAGATCGACCATCCCGGGCCCCGGCTCGATATGCGCAAGAAAGCGCTCGGTGAGCACATGCGTCTTGCCGCAGCCGGCACCGGCCGCCAGCGCCACACTCACGTGACGCGTCGCCAGCGCTCGTTGCTGCTCGTCGGTCAGGCCGGGGGTCCGTCGGGGGGCGTCCATGTCTTTTCCAAGGCGCGAACATGGCTCACACGACAGATCGTGTGAAAGCCGCAGTGGCGCGTACATTCAGGATCACGGGCATAGACCGGAAACTGACCGGCGCGTGCGGCGAGCACGAGTTGCCCGACGCGCTCGGCGATCCAGCTTTGCAGGGTTTGCCATTCCTCGCGCGGCTCGCCGTCGGCCGACAGCTCGGCCACGCGATGGTACCCGCGATCTTTGTTGCCCGTCGGTCGCCAGAACCCGATGGACCCTGCTTGCACTTGTTGTTCGACCAACAAGACTTCTTCAACGGCCCGGGCATAGATCGGCAATTGCAGGACGTCGCGTTTGATCACTTCGGCGAGCTTTTTCGCGGGCAACGAGCCGGTTTTGTAATCGATTACGCTGGCCAGCGTGCGCCGCGCGGCGGTTAGCAGGTCGACCCGGTCGATGCGGCCGGCAAGCTTGATGACGCCGGCGGCCGTGGCAAGTTCGAGCGGCTGCGTGGTCGAGCGCGGATCGGACGAAGGCGGATCGAGTCCAAAGGAGATTTCAAAATGCGCAGCCTGCACGGCCGTCTGGAGTTCCTTTTCGTAAGCTTGGTGTTCCTGAGGGTACGCCGCGAGGTCACGGGCCAGCCGCTCGCGATCGATCAACCGCAGCATCGCTTCGTAGCCGAACTCCGGGTCGTGCTCTTGGGCGTCGGCGGCGAGCAGCTCGCCAATCCAGGCATGGACTTGCTCAATGCCTGCTTGGGCCAGCGCCGCCGGACCGGGGAACTCGTCGTTGATCCGGCGGTGCAATTGGGCAAGTACCTCGTGGACCACCACGCCGCGCCGGCGATAGTCGGTTTCCAGAACCAGGGCAGGCATCTCGTCGAGACCAAGTAATCGCTCGGCCAGGAACTTGTAAGGGCAGGCCGCCAGCAACTCCAGCTCGGTTGCGCTCCAGGTATAGGCCGGCCCGAACCGCGCGGCGCAGGCCTCGCGCGCCGCCGGCGTGCTCAGGATGCCTTCGAACGCGCTAAAGCGTTCGATGTCGCGGCGCTCGTCGATCGCGGTCCAGGCCGCGAGCACGTTC
The window above is part of the Pirellulales bacterium genome. Proteins encoded here:
- a CDS encoding UvrD-helicase domain-containing protein, which codes for MDAPRRTPGLTDEQQRALATRHVSVALAAGAGCGKTHVLTERFLAHIEPGPGMVDLSEIVAITFTERAAREMRDRIRKAVERRLTAARQDAEHWLQLVRRMDAARISTIHAFCAALLRAHAVEARLDPQFRVLQEAEAANLLAETTDDVLRLLLARRDENLRGVLAVGELRSLREDLTALVRSRHRQAMGIWLERTPEEIASGWESYFREVYQPARLNSLLACPDYVLLTELVGSVEPPPGNMAERFAGIRACQQELRTQPLQARVLIDLAQHARVQHAKPKNWAEPEQMQAFRQAAEVIRERAKDLSKTLDFDPVGAIPAATYCRQLLAISQELAAAYQQRKDALQALDFDDLLLGARELLHGPEAAAVRREVSQHIKVLLIDEFQDTDAAQVDLVNAICNDVLDDGKLFFVGDHKQSIYRFRGAEPEVFHQLRARIPPEGQLPLSRNFRSQPAILDFVNAIFTGEFAEYQPLVAARPQVTRLPAIEFIWAEMPEEPDEPEGPADQPARRRRKLEADWIARRLRQLIDSREPLVWDAEAAQNDRPAARPARQGDVALLFRAMSDAYLYEDALRRWGFDYYVVGGQAFYAQQEIYDVLNLLRAVASPADALSLVGALRSPIFALADDTIFWLAQHPEGIRAGLFAAPVAGIAGEQAARVRFAGKVLGELTALRDRRPVAELLTTALARTGYDAALLADFLGERQVANLHKLIDQARQFDASGTLTLTDFIRQLAEFVVRQPREPLAATQPESQDVVRLMSIHQAKGLEFPIVVLPDLERKRRGGGRSPAAFHPVLGPLAAPPEKLPSIGGWEMYQALEKEAEEAEHARLFYVATTRAADMLLLAAACDQIDKPSHPWRQMLAKHFDLRTGEYHGPRPAGRGVPVVQVITEPPEVLDSPQGKPRSANLSRLIADARQRDDRTADVPGHVGAVPVDHAARRSFSFSRLGGVLRAQHLGDDVEIEEEDLLAIDTIDAPADGRALGILVHAALAAWVRGRSDASGTAESRAARWVEQFAAQHGSLAPRDVATATALVARFLASARAAAIAAAATVQSELEFLLAWPHDGQTLQIRGIIDCLYQDRAGAWHLVDYKSEAAANTARAAAPYRLQALVYALAVEASLGAAPQEIVLHFLRGGGEQPFVLDDESRAWAAAEIDRRIKALWQEPART